From a single Silene latifolia isolate original U9 population chromosome 6, ASM4854445v1, whole genome shotgun sequence genomic region:
- the LOC141587280 gene encoding protein P21-like — MTNLKCLPIFYTLLVLILSTTTNAATFTVKNNCPYTVWAAAVPGGGQQMNSGDTWTVTANPGQTSARIWARTGCTSTGSNGLQVSGPETWWGPTISTAYGTPPNTLAEYSLNQFNNLDFFDISLVDGFNVPMTFVPVSNGCTSGPTCTADVNGQCPSQLKTNGGCNNPCTVFKTDEYCCNSGSCQPTDYSKYFKGLCPTAYSYPKDDPTSTFTCPSGTNYAVTFCP; from the coding sequence ATGACCAACTTGAAATGCCTCCCAATTTTCTACACCCTACTAGTCCTCATACTCTCTACTACCACTAATGCAGCTACCTTTACTGTTAAAAACAATTGCCCTTACACTGTCTGGGCCGCAGCGGTCCCAGGCGGTGGCCAACAGATGAACTCTGGTGACACATGGACCGTCACAGCCAATCCAGGCCAGACAAGTGCCCGTATTTGGGCCCGGACAGGTTGTACCTCAACAGGGAGTAATGGTCTCCAGGTGTCTGGGCCTGAGACGTGGTGGGGTCCTACGATTAGCACCGCATATGGTACACCCCCTAACACTTTAGCTGAGTACTCCCTTAACCAATTCAACAACCTTGATTTCTTTGACATCTCGTTGGTTGACGGGTTCAACGTCCCAATGACATTTGTTCCCGTCTCTAACGGATGCACCAGTGGTCCCACATGTACCGCTGACGTTAACGGCCAATGCCCTAGTCAGCTTAAGACTAATGGAGGTTGTAACAACCCATGCACGGTGTTTAAGACGGACGAGTATTGTTGTAATTCCGGTAGCTGCCAGCCCACCGATTATTCCAAGTATTTTAAGGGTTTGTGCCCTACTGCTTATAGTTACCCTAAGGATGATCCTACAagtacttttacttgtcctaGTGGTACTAATTATGCTGTTACATTTTGCCCTTGA